Proteins encoded by one window of Branchiostoma floridae strain S238N-H82 chromosome 6, Bfl_VNyyK, whole genome shotgun sequence:
- the LOC118417702 gene encoding aquaporin-4-like isoform X2, which produces MGRLFDRKEVTSPNFYRAVVGEFFAMLLFVFIGIGSTTGWPNAPTSPSMVQIALAFGIAIATMVQCFGHISGGHVNPAVTIALLLTGKVTILRAVLYIIAQLVGAIAGAGLVYAVTPEAVRGGLGVTGLSTGMSAGMGVGVELLLTFQLVLTIFATVDGNRTDLNGSASLSIGLSVVIGHLFGVKYTGASMNPARSFGPVVIMNAWDNHWVYWVGPIAGAILAAWLYEFLLDPTASTARLRRCVTCASAEDQPIHDAELTDIRKLDNEGL; this is translated from the exons ATGGGTCGTTTATTTGATAGAAAAGAGGTGACGAGTCCCAACTTTTACAGAGCAGTCGTAGGCGAATTTTTCGCGATGCTGCTCTTTGTTTTTATCGGGATCGGATCCACAACTGGCTGGCCCAACGCGCCCACCTCACCGAGCATGGTACAGATCGCCCTGGCCTTCGGTATTGCGATCGCTACGATGGTCCAATGCTTCGGTCACATCTCGGGCGGACACGTCAACCCGGCCGTCACCATCGCGTTACTCCTGACGGGCAAAGTCACCATCCTACGGGCCGTGCTCTACATCATCGCTCAACTGGTGGGTGCCATCGCGGGAGCGGGGCTGGTGTACGCCGTGACACCGGAGGCTGTCCGCGGCGGGCTCGGCGTGACCGGCCTCAGCACCGGCATGTCCGCAGGCATGGGGGTCGGTGTGGAGCTCCTCCTCACCTTCCAGCTCGTCCTCACCATCTTCGCCACCGTGGATGGTAACCGCACCGACCTGAACGGATCCGCATCTCTCTCCATCGGACTCTCCGTCGTCATTGGCCATCTCTTTGGG GTGAAGTACACCGGCGCCAGCATGAACCCTGCCCGCTCCTTCGGCCCTGTCGTCATCATGAACGCCTGGGACAACCACTGG GTGTACTGGGTGGGCCCCATCGCCGGAGCCATCCTGGCCGCTTGGCTGTACGAGTTCCTGCTGGACCCCACCGCGTCCACCGCGCGGCTGCGGCGGTGTGTGACCTGCGCCTCCGCCGAGGACCAACCCATCCACGACGCCGAGCTCACCGACATCAGGAAACTGGACAACGAGG GTCTCTGA
- the LOC118417702 gene encoding aquaporin-4-like isoform X1 — MGRLFDRKEVTSPNFYRAVVGEFFAMLLFVFIGIGSTTGWPNAPTSPSMVQIALAFGIAIATMVQCFGHISGGHVNPAVTIALLLTGKVTILRAVLYIIAQLVGAIAGAGLVYAVTPEAVRGGLGVTGLSTGMSAGMGVGVELLLTFQLVLTIFATVDGNRTDLNGSASLSIGLSVVIGHLFGVKYTGASMNPARSFGPVVIMNAWDNHWVYWVGPIAGAILAAWLYEFLLDPTASTARLRRCVTCASAEDQPIHDAELTDIRKLDNEDAKILSCDNNI; from the exons ATGGGTCGTTTATTTGATAGAAAAGAGGTGACGAGTCCCAACTTTTACAGAGCAGTCGTAGGCGAATTTTTCGCGATGCTGCTCTTTGTTTTTATCGGGATCGGATCCACAACTGGCTGGCCCAACGCGCCCACCTCACCGAGCATGGTACAGATCGCCCTGGCCTTCGGTATTGCGATCGCTACGATGGTCCAATGCTTCGGTCACATCTCGGGCGGACACGTCAACCCGGCCGTCACCATCGCGTTACTCCTGACGGGCAAAGTCACCATCCTACGGGCCGTGCTCTACATCATCGCTCAACTGGTGGGTGCCATCGCGGGAGCGGGGCTGGTGTACGCCGTGACACCGGAGGCTGTCCGCGGCGGGCTCGGCGTGACCGGCCTCAGCACCGGCATGTCCGCAGGCATGGGGGTCGGTGTGGAGCTCCTCCTCACCTTCCAGCTCGTCCTCACCATCTTCGCCACCGTGGATGGTAACCGCACCGACCTGAACGGATCCGCATCTCTCTCCATCGGACTCTCCGTCGTCATTGGCCATCTCTTTGGG GTGAAGTACACCGGCGCCAGCATGAACCCTGCCCGCTCCTTCGGCCCTGTCGTCATCATGAACGCCTGGGACAACCACTGG GTGTACTGGGTGGGCCCCATCGCCGGAGCCATCCTGGCCGCTTGGCTGTACGAGTTCCTGCTGGACCCCACCGCGTCCACCGCGCGGCTGCGGCGGTGTGTGACCTGCGCCTCCGCCGAGGACCAACCCATCCACGACGCCGAGCTCACCGACATCAGGAAACTGGACAACGAGG ATGCAAAGATCTTGAGCTGTGACAACAACATATag